One stretch of Streptomyces sp. R21 DNA includes these proteins:
- a CDS encoding RICIN domain-containing protein, producing MKDPTNGGRRGRHRRRWTATGLLLGVPAVVLPYLAFVQEDSQAATVDAGAYYELVSVRSGKVLDVNGFSTADGTRIQQWTDQNSANQQWRLKPAGDGYYELVNRNSGKVLGIAGDSTAQAAAAEQQTDSSATSQEWRIDEVSGSDAVTFTSRRSGQVLDVLGGSTAEGAAVVQYPGKGGTNQQWKLVKAAETQASGDGKAQTTASAGPYAWKNAQVVGGGYVDGLVFNQREKGLLYARTDMGGAYRWDTGAEQWIPLTDRFGEKDWNLLGIDSLATDPVDPDRLYIGAGTYTNDWAGNAELLRSTDRGRTFKRTALPFKLGGNEDGRGAGERLVIDPAHHDTLLLGTRKNGLWRSTDYGVTWSQVSSFPVKDGASSGAGISFVTYGPAGSRTIYVGVADKSTSLYRSTDGGSTWQAVSGQPTGQMPQHGVLSGDGSLYLTYTNAVGPNGVTAGSVWKYTPTGGAWKNVSPSQGSYGFSGLAVDPQHPSTVMVTTLDRWWPQDELYRSTDGGANWKALADKSVRDASAAPYVGTGIGHWMTALAIDPFASGHVLYGTGSGIWGSKDANASDGGGTSHWTVAARGLEETAVQDAVAPPGGATVISSMGDLGGFRYSSSTSLTKVPAGRLKNPMMVTSTDIDFAQSKPSMMVRVGRGAEQDGAYSTDGGSSWNGFKSEPVGSADSGHVALTADGSAIVWTEEGQAPYRSTDKGTTWSRVGGLGTGAVVVADRSSARTFYSLAGGTLYASTDGGASFTARATNLPTGKLTAVPGIAGDLWIADAGKGLLHSTDGGHAFTTLTTVKSASALGFGKAAPGASYQALYLIGTVKNVTGVFRSTDKGATWLRVNDDAHQWGSIGGTGVVTGDPDTYGRVYVGTNGRGLQYGDPS from the coding sequence ATGAAAGACCCCACGAACGGCGGGCGCCGCGGGCGGCACCGCCGTCGCTGGACCGCCACCGGTCTCCTCCTCGGCGTGCCCGCGGTCGTCCTGCCGTATCTCGCGTTCGTGCAGGAGGACTCGCAGGCCGCGACGGTCGATGCCGGTGCCTACTACGAGCTGGTTTCCGTGCGCAGCGGCAAGGTGCTGGACGTCAACGGCTTCTCCACCGCCGACGGCACCCGCATCCAGCAGTGGACCGACCAGAACAGCGCCAACCAGCAGTGGAGGCTGAAGCCCGCCGGGGACGGCTACTACGAGCTGGTCAACCGCAACAGCGGCAAAGTGCTGGGGATAGCAGGTGATTCGACCGCCCAGGCAGCCGCCGCCGAGCAGCAGACCGACAGCTCCGCCACCTCCCAGGAGTGGCGGATCGACGAGGTGAGCGGTTCCGACGCCGTCACCTTCACGTCCCGCAGGAGCGGTCAGGTCCTGGACGTCCTGGGAGGCTCCACGGCCGAGGGCGCGGCAGTCGTCCAGTATCCCGGCAAGGGCGGCACCAACCAGCAGTGGAAGCTGGTGAAGGCGGCCGAGACCCAGGCATCCGGGGACGGCAAGGCGCAGACCACGGCCTCGGCCGGACCGTACGCCTGGAAGAACGCCCAGGTGGTGGGCGGCGGTTACGTCGACGGGCTGGTGTTCAACCAGCGTGAGAAGGGCCTGCTGTACGCGCGCACCGACATGGGCGGCGCCTACCGCTGGGACACCGGGGCCGAGCAGTGGATCCCGCTGACCGACCGGTTCGGCGAGAAGGACTGGAACCTGCTGGGCATCGACTCGCTGGCCACCGACCCCGTCGACCCCGACCGGCTCTACATCGGGGCGGGCACCTACACCAACGACTGGGCGGGCAACGCCGAGTTGCTGCGCTCCACGGACCGGGGCCGCACCTTCAAGCGCACCGCTCTGCCGTTCAAACTGGGCGGCAACGAGGACGGCCGCGGGGCGGGCGAACGGCTCGTGATCGACCCCGCGCACCACGACACCCTGCTGCTGGGCACCAGGAAGAACGGCCTGTGGCGCAGCACCGACTACGGCGTGACATGGAGCCAGGTCTCCTCGTTCCCGGTCAAGGACGGGGCGAGCAGCGGCGCGGGCATCTCCTTCGTGACGTACGGCCCGGCCGGCAGCAGGACGATCTACGTCGGTGTCGCCGACAAGTCGACCTCCCTCTACCGCTCCACCGACGGCGGAAGCACCTGGCAGGCCGTCTCCGGGCAGCCCACCGGCCAGATGCCGCAGCATGGCGTGCTCTCCGGTGACGGCTCGCTGTACCTGACGTACACCAACGCCGTCGGACCCAACGGCGTGACCGCGGGCTCGGTGTGGAAGTACACGCCGACCGGCGGAGCGTGGAAGAACGTCTCGCCGTCCCAGGGCAGTTACGGGTTCTCCGGTCTGGCCGTCGACCCGCAGCACCCGTCGACGGTGATGGTCACGACCCTCGACCGCTGGTGGCCCCAGGACGAGCTCTACCGGAGCACCGACGGCGGCGCGAACTGGAAGGCACTGGCCGACAAGTCGGTGCGGGACGCCTCCGCCGCTCCTTACGTCGGTACCGGCATCGGGCACTGGATGACCGCCCTGGCCATCGATCCCTTCGCCTCCGGGCACGTGCTGTACGGCACCGGCAGCGGCATCTGGGGCAGCAAGGACGCCAATGCCTCCGACGGCGGCGGCACCAGTCACTGGACCGTGGCGGCCCGAGGGCTGGAGGAGACCGCGGTGCAGGACGCGGTCGCCCCGCCCGGCGGTGCCACCGTCATCTCCTCCATGGGTGACCTGGGCGGTTTCCGCTACAGCTCCTCCACCTCCCTGACCAAGGTGCCCGCCGGGCGGCTGAAGAACCCGATGATGGTCACCAGCACCGACATCGATTTCGCCCAGTCCAAGCCCTCGATGATGGTCCGCGTCGGCCGTGGCGCCGAGCAGGACGGCGCCTACTCCACCGATGGCGGCAGCAGTTGGAACGGCTTCAAGTCGGAGCCGGTGGGCAGCGCCGACAGCGGCCATGTCGCGCTCACGGCGGACGGCTCCGCCATCGTCTGGACCGAGGAAGGCCAGGCCCCGTACCGCTCGACCGACAAGGGGACGACCTGGTCGCGGGTCGGCGGCCTGGGCACCGGCGCGGTTGTCGTCGCCGACCGCTCCTCGGCCAGGACCTTCTACTCGCTGGCCGGCGGCACCCTCTACGCCAGCACCGACGGCGGCGCGAGCTTCACCGCCCGCGCCACCAACCTGCCCACCGGCAAGCTCACGGCCGTCCCCGGCATCGCCGGGGACCTGTGGATCGCCGACGCCGGCAAGGGGCTGCTGCACTCCACCGACGGCGGCCACGCCTTCACCACGCTCACCACGGTGAAGTCCGCCTCCGCGCTGGGCTTCGGCAAGGCCGCGCCGGGCGCCTCCTACCAGGCCCTGTACCTGATCGGCACCGTCAAGAACGTCACCGGAGTCTTCCGCTCCACCGACAAGGGCGCCACCTGGCTCCGCGTCAACGACGACGCCCACCAGTGGGGCAGCATCGGCGGCACCGGCGTCGTCACCGGCGACCCCGACACCTACGGCCGCGTCTACGTCGGCACCAACGGACGCGGGCTCCAGTACGGCGACCCGTCCTGA
- a CDS encoding LysR family transcriptional regulator gives MDLDLALVRAFAATAGTLHFGRAAEELNTSQQALSKRIARLEELLGVRLFERRGGIRLSEAGERFLPAACEALAAGERAVAAVTGAGPVVRIDTWGHLYAPMRTVAEAVAALGAVRCQPGPGRDWPSVAQALLRGDTDLGFGRVHPLPDGQDAGLTQRLVRLEPVDAVVGPSHPLAGADALRPADLQGSVLWCPAELDRLDFMRRFADEFRITRRHDGPNLGLDHLAQHLRTDPEGFTVFPADAPLPDHMGLRCVPLVEPTPLYAWSLAWRESSRHPLLDTLLRGFTEAGRTRRWLEYEPRRDWLPDTDHPKLAVS, from the coding sequence ATGGACCTCGACCTCGCCCTGGTCCGCGCCTTTGCCGCGACCGCAGGGACACTGCACTTCGGGCGGGCCGCCGAGGAGCTGAACACCAGTCAGCAGGCACTGTCCAAACGCATCGCGCGACTGGAGGAGCTGCTGGGCGTGCGATTGTTCGAGCGCCGGGGCGGCATCCGGCTGAGCGAGGCGGGGGAGCGGTTCCTGCCGGCCGCGTGCGAGGCGCTCGCGGCGGGCGAACGGGCGGTCGCGGCGGTGACGGGCGCCGGACCGGTCGTACGGATCGACACCTGGGGTCATCTCTACGCGCCGATGCGCACGGTCGCCGAGGCGGTGGCGGCGCTCGGCGCGGTGCGGTGTCAGCCGGGCCCGGGACGTGACTGGCCGTCGGTCGCGCAGGCGCTGCTGCGCGGTGACACGGACCTGGGGTTCGGCCGGGTGCACCCGCTGCCCGACGGCCAGGACGCGGGACTCACCCAGCGTCTGGTGCGGCTGGAACCCGTCGACGCGGTGGTCGGCCCGTCCCACCCGTTGGCGGGCGCCGACGCACTGCGCCCGGCCGACCTGCAGGGCAGCGTCCTGTGGTGCCCGGCCGAACTGGACCGCCTGGACTTCATGCGCCGCTTCGCCGACGAATTCCGGATCACGCGGCGGCACGACGGCCCCAATCTGGGCCTGGACCACCTCGCCCAGCACCTGCGCACCGACCCCGAGGGCTTCACCGTCTTCCCCGCCGACGCGCCGCTGCCGGACCACATGGGCCTGCGCTGCGTTCCGCTCGTCGAGCCGACACCGCTGTACGCGTGGTCGCTGGCCTGGCGGGAGTCGTCCCGCCACCCGCTGCTCGACACCTTGCTGCGCGGCTTCACCGAAGCCGGCCGCACCCGGCGCTGGCTGGAGTACGAGCCGCGGCGCGACTGGCTCCCCGACACCGACCATCCGAAACTCGCGGTCTCCTAG
- a CDS encoding zinc-binding dehydrogenase, protein MKAFIPTGDPAEPVVLADVAEPTPRPHEALVKVEAFSVNRGETFKLEKPAPGERPGKDVAGLVVQPAADGSGPSGITRVVGHPMAGGWAEYVAVPTDALAELPDSVSMHQGAALPLAGLTALRLLRAAGPVLGRRVLLTGASGGVGHFVTELAAAAGAQVTAVTRDAERGARLTELGAAEIVHDVADARGPYDIVLESTGGRTLPLALDRLAGRGTLIWFGQASRTPVTLDFFAFFDGPESAAIRHFHYLDDDSRLDDDLAALVRLTAEGRLHPEIGRVTDWADTATALTDLRERRIRGKAVLTLS, encoded by the coding sequence ATGAAAGCCTTCATACCGACAGGGGATCCCGCCGAGCCCGTCGTGCTCGCGGATGTCGCGGAACCGACACCGCGCCCCCACGAGGCGCTGGTGAAGGTCGAGGCGTTCTCGGTCAACCGGGGCGAGACGTTCAAGCTGGAGAAGCCCGCCCCCGGCGAGCGCCCGGGCAAGGACGTCGCGGGCCTGGTGGTACAGCCGGCCGCCGACGGCAGCGGACCGTCCGGGATCACCCGGGTCGTCGGCCACCCCATGGCGGGCGGCTGGGCGGAGTACGTGGCGGTGCCGACCGACGCGCTCGCCGAGCTGCCGGACAGCGTCTCGATGCACCAAGGCGCGGCGCTGCCGCTGGCCGGGCTCACCGCGCTGCGGCTGCTGCGCGCCGCCGGACCGGTGCTGGGGCGGCGGGTCCTGCTGACCGGTGCCTCCGGAGGCGTGGGCCACTTCGTCACCGAACTCGCGGCCGCCGCCGGGGCCCAGGTCACCGCCGTGACCAGGGACGCCGAACGGGGCGCCCGGCTCACCGAACTGGGCGCCGCCGAGATCGTCCACGACGTCGCCGACGCCCGGGGCCCGTACGACATCGTGCTGGAGTCGACCGGCGGACGGACCCTTCCGCTCGCGCTCGACCGGCTCGCCGGGCGCGGCACGCTCATCTGGTTCGGGCAGGCCAGCCGCACCCCGGTGACGCTCGACTTCTTCGCCTTCTTCGACGGGCCCGAGTCGGCCGCCATCCGCCACTTCCACTACCTCGACGACGACTCCCGCCTCGACGACGACCTGGCGGCACTCGTCCGGCTGACCGCCGAAGGCCGCCTGCACCCCGAGATCGGGCGCGTCACGGACTGGGCCGACACCGCGACCGCCCTCACCGACCTGCGCGAGCGCCGCATCCGCGGCAAGGCCGTCCTCACCCTCTCCTGA
- a CDS encoding nuclear transport factor 2 family protein has protein sequence MTTTTDPRAVVIRYVEAVRDGAADVIQDSFCEDATWHYPGDLPVSKVWNGRDEIINEFLGNMGLVFVPGTVQIELVSTIAEGDRVVAEWTSKARTVHGGTYDNRCIGIYTVRDGRIASVVEYADTRHVAATLFPGLHAEPVAGSVA, from the coding sequence ATGACCACCACCACCGACCCCAGGGCCGTAGTCATCCGCTACGTGGAAGCCGTCCGCGACGGCGCCGCCGACGTCATCCAGGACAGCTTCTGCGAGGACGCGACCTGGCACTACCCGGGCGACCTGCCCGTCTCCAAGGTGTGGAACGGCCGCGACGAGATCATCAACGAGTTCCTCGGCAATATGGGCCTGGTCTTCGTCCCCGGCACCGTGCAGATCGAGCTGGTCAGCACGATCGCCGAGGGCGACCGCGTGGTGGCCGAATGGACCTCGAAGGCCAGGACCGTCCACGGCGGCACCTACGACAACCGCTGCATCGGCATCTACACGGTGCGCGACGGCCGGATCGCCTCCGTCGTCGAATACGCCGACACCCGGCATGTGGCCGCGACGCTCTTCCCCGGCCTTCACGCGGAGCCGGTGGCGGGCTCGGTGGCGTAA
- a CDS encoding cupin domain-containing protein, which yields MTHEPKTSEPVTDPAVSAVSAVSVVGPGDGETIVLGTTRLRILEDGSNTGHRIGLAESVLAPHTPGPPQHRHAQHDEGFYVISGTVRFTVGAKEYDATAGTLVMVPPGAPHTFANLTDQPAVMLTTFTPDLYVQYFRDLQDMIAGGRPPTPQAYVQAMSRYATEPATGSA from the coding sequence ATGACCCATGAACCGAAGACCAGTGAGCCGGTTACCGACCCCGCCGTATCAGCCGTATCAGCCGTATCGGTGGTCGGTCCGGGCGACGGTGAGACGATCGTCCTGGGCACCACGCGCCTGCGCATCCTCGAGGACGGCAGCAACACCGGGCACCGGATCGGGCTCGCCGAGTCCGTCCTCGCCCCCCACACCCCCGGACCGCCGCAGCACCGGCACGCCCAGCACGACGAGGGTTTCTACGTCATCTCCGGCACGGTGCGGTTCACGGTCGGCGCGAAGGAGTACGACGCGACGGCGGGCACGCTCGTGATGGTCCCACCCGGAGCCCCGCACACCTTCGCCAACCTGACCGACCAACCGGCCGTCATGCTCACCACGTTCACGCCCGACCTGTACGTGCAGTACTTCCGGGACCTCCAGGACATGATCGCCGGCGGCCGGCCACCGACCCCGCAGGCGTACGTCCAAGCGATGAGCCGTTACGCCACCGAGCCCGCCACCGGCTCCGCGTGA
- a CDS encoding LysR family transcriptional regulator: protein MELRTLRYFVAVAEELHFGRAAARLHMSQPPLSRAIGRLETEFGAALFDRSPAGVTLTAVGAVLLDEARALLDRADLVRLRVAAAAGAATITVGILGDSTDPGATRLARAYHRRHPRVEVRIRETDLTDPTCGLRAGLVDVALTRGPFDETGLTVHALRPDPVGVLLRTDDPLARRDRLKLADLADRRWFRFPEGTDPIWQSYWNGGEPREGPVVRAIQECRQAVLWNGTVGMAPLSYAPVEELTVVPLADMEPTRVVAAWNKGDTNPLIRSFVEIATAAYRD, encoded by the coding sequence ATGGAGCTACGCACGCTGCGCTATTTCGTGGCGGTCGCCGAGGAACTCCACTTCGGCCGGGCCGCCGCCCGGCTGCACATGAGCCAGCCGCCGCTGAGCCGGGCGATCGGGCGCCTGGAGACCGAGTTCGGCGCCGCACTGTTCGACCGGTCCCCCGCCGGTGTCACGCTCACCGCGGTGGGGGCGGTACTGCTCGACGAGGCGCGCGCCCTGCTCGACCGGGCCGACCTGGTGCGCCTACGCGTGGCGGCGGCGGCCGGCGCCGCGACCATCACCGTCGGCATCCTGGGCGACAGCACCGACCCGGGCGCGACCCGGCTGGCCCGCGCCTACCACCGGCGCCACCCGCGCGTCGAGGTCCGCATCCGCGAGACCGACCTGACCGACCCCACCTGCGGGCTGCGCGCCGGGCTGGTCGACGTCGCCCTGACCCGGGGGCCGTTCGACGAGACCGGACTGACCGTGCACGCACTGCGCCCCGACCCGGTGGGCGTGCTGCTGCGCACCGACGATCCGCTGGCCCGCCGCGACCGTCTGAAGCTGGCCGACCTGGCCGACCGCCGCTGGTTCCGGTTCCCGGAGGGCACCGACCCGATCTGGCAGTCGTACTGGAACGGCGGGGAACCCCGCGAGGGTCCGGTGGTGCGCGCCATCCAGGAGTGCCGGCAGGCCGTTCTCTGGAACGGCACGGTCGGCATGGCTCCCCTGAGCTACGCGCCGGTGGAGGAGCTCACCGTGGTGCCGCTGGCCGACATGGAGCCGACCCGCGTGGTCGCGGCGTGGAACAAGGGCGACACGAATCCGCTGATCCGCTCGTTCGTCGAGATCGCGACCGCTGCCTACCGCGACTGA